The sequence GAAAAGGGACTTGATGTTTCTGCAGCAGTAGGCGGGGCAAGCCAGATTGCATGGTGGCAGCCAGGTACCAACACCGAGACTGAGCAGCCTGCAGATATCCAGCAGGTTACCAACGCACAGTCATTTTATGTTTCCCCTGATATCTTCGTCGGAAAGACCGGCAACTGGTATCAGTGGAATGGCAGCGTAAAAGGACCGCTCTCATTTAACATCAAAGAACCATCACTCAACCTGAAGGTCTGGGATGGATCTGTTGATGAAGATGTAACCGGCAAGGCAATTCCGGTAGGTAACTACGGAAACTTTGTCGTTGAGACCAACATGCAGAGCATCATCACCCGTCCAGGGTTCCAGCCTGCAGATGCACCTTTCAAGATCAAAGTAAAGAGTGCAGATGGTGGTGTCTACACCAACCTTGTTGGAAACAACGGTAAAGAAATTTCGCTGACCAATCTTGCTGTTAATCAGCAGCTGTGGTACTGGGTAAGCCCAGACAACAAGCACACTGAGCCAGCACCAAATGACGGATGGAACACTGCAGCTGAGGACCAGTACGGTAACCGCATGTACAAGGCAGGTACCTACACAGTCTGGGCAGAGTGTAACGCCAATGGTATGAAGGATCAGTATACTGCACCTGACGGTTCAGATTATACCGGGAAGACTATCTCTGCTGTAAAGAGTGTTCAGATCGCCACCGACCAGGTGAAGATCGAAGCCAACAAGGACACAGTAGTCCGTGGCAACCCATTCTCTGTCACCATCACTGGTGTACCAAATGCTGAGTACTATGTCTGGGCAAAGGGAACCGGCTCAATGACCGGTCAGCCTGATGACCAGCCACCGATGATCCTGTCCTCACAGGCTGATGTCAAGCAGGACGCAGCTGCAGGACCATACGAAATCGGTAAGTACCAGTATGAAGGTGGTGCAGGGAAGAGCATCAAGCAAGATGTCCCCGACGATCCCGAATTCCACGGAACCAAGTTCTACGCACTTGTAAAACTCAACTCCAGTGGAACCAGAACCGTTGAGTGGAAGTCTTCCAAAGACACAAAGGACAAGAAGTACACTATCCGTGTAGAACGCAAATCCGGAAGCCAGTACAAGTCTGATGAAGTCGATGTCAAGGTAGAGAAGGGTGATGTAACCATCGTCGCATCTGGTGACCAGAGTTACTACCTTGGTGAGGAAGTCAAACTCTCCGGTACCAACTCCGAGACTGACGTTACTTATCTGTTTATAACCGGTCCAAACCTCCCGACACGGGGTGGTATGCTGAAATCTCCACGTAAGGAAGTCAACAATGACCAGCCTGCATCCTTTGATCAGGCAGACGTTCAGGATGACGACACCTACGAGTTCAAGTGGCAGACCGCCAACCTTGAGATTGACGCAGGAACCTATACTGTATATGCTGTAAGCGCTCCACGTGACAAGGATCACCTGAGCGATGCACAGTACGACACTGTTTCACTCGTTATCAAGAAACCATACATCCAGGCAACCGCATCTGCAAGTGTTGTTGCAAAGGGTGACAAGATGTACCTCCGTGGTACTGCAGAAGGCGACCCGTCCAAGGGTGTTGCAATCTGGATTCTTGGAAAGAATAAGGCTCTCTACGCAACTGAATCCGTGAACGATGACATGTCATTCGAGCACGAAATCAAGAGCGCAACAACTGAGTCTCTCTATGCTGGACAGTACTTCGTTGTTATCCAGCACCCGATGTACAACAACGAGTTCGATGTCTACCCAGACAACCCGATCGAGCCACAGTACGTCTATGGTTCCTACCCAACCCGGAACTCCCAGATCTTCAAACTGGGTGGCTCTGGAGCACTTCAGGGAACTGATGCAGCAGAAGCACTTGTGCAGGCAATCAACTCCGCAATGGTAGACGATACCTACACCAAGCTTCAGTTCCTCGTTGAGGAAGCCAAGGTCACTATCAATCCGATCGGTGAGCAGGCTGTAGGTTCCAAGTTTGAGATCACCGGTACCACCAACCTCATGTATGACGACAACGATCTCCTTGTTGAGGTAACTTCTTCCTCATTCAAGCCGACCGACAAGTCACAGAGTGGTGAGTTCAGCGGTGCAACCGGAACTGTCAAAGTCCAGCAGGGCACTGACGGTCTGAACAAGTGGACATTCAATGTTGATGCAAGCACCTTCAAGCCGGATGAGTACATCGTCCGTGTCTCTGGTGTTACCACCGACACCGTCGAAACTGCACTCTTTAACGTAGTTGAAGCAGGTGCAATTCCGACCGCAGCTCCAACTGTTGCACCAACCGAAGCTCCGGTAGTTAACGAAACTCCAACTCCGGAACCAACCACCGTTCCACCAACCCCTGAGCCAACCACTGTTCCACCAACCCCTGAGCCGACCCAGCAGTCCCCAGGATTTGGTGCACTGATTGCTCTTGCAGGTCTTGGTGCTGTCGCATTCCTTGTAATGCGCCGGAACTAAACGGAAACCCTTTCTTTTTTTAGTCTATCGATCTCTTCCCCTCGTATTATCAGAGGACCATAAATAGGATCAGACAGCATATACCGGGTATGCGACTTACCGTTCGACTCGTGGATATTGCTGCACGGGGAATTCTCTTACATTTCAATGATGCAAAATCACTTGGGGTTCTGACTGGCGACAGAGTTGTTATCTCATCTCCGTCATCCGGAAAAGTAACTGCCGATTACGTGGAAACCACTACCACCCTCATTGAACAGGGTCGTATCGGTGTCTACCATCACACAAACGAATTGCTCGAACTAACAGAAGGTGGTGTTGTTGATGTCAGCGTAGCAGACCGTCCGGTCTCCCTTGATTACATCAAAAAGAAGATGGAGGGAGAAAAACTCAACCGTGAAGATATCAGAACAATTGTAACGGATATCGTGCAGGATAGACTTTCTCCAAGTGAGATTACTGCTTTTGTTGTCAGTTCATATATCAACCAACTGGATATGGACGAGATTGAATCTCTTACTCGTGCTATGGTTGAAACCGGAGATCAGATTGAATTTCATTCCGGACCTATTGTTGATAAACATTCCATCGGTGGAGTGCCAGGGAATAAGATCTCTCTAATAGTAGTTCCGATTATTGCTGCAAGTGGACTGTTAATCCCAAAAACAAGTTCAAGAGCTATTACTGGAGCCGGAGGCACTGCTGACCTAATGGAGGTTCTGGCTCCGGTTGAGTTTAGTGCATCAGAAGTCCAGGAAATGACTATAAAGACTGGAGGTGTGATAGTCTGGGGTGGTGCTACAAATATTGCACCTGCAGATGATAAGATCATCATTCAGGAATATCCATTTAAAATTGATCAGATTGGACAGATGATTGCCAGTGTAATGGCAAAGAAATTTGCAGTAGGTGCTGACGTTGTTGCTATTGATATCCCGGTTGGAAAATATTGCAAGGTTCATTCAATAGAAGAAGGACGAAAACTCGCAAGACAATTTATTGAGTTAGGTGAACGTCTGAACATGCGTGTTGAATGTGCCCTTACCTACGGTGATGCACCTGTTGGACGTGCTATTGGGCCGAAACTAGAAATTAAAGAGGCACTTAGTGTTCTTGAAGGAAGTGATTCTCCCCGCTCCTTAATACAGAAGAGTTGTGTTATTGCAGGAATTGCCCTTGAACTTGCCGGAAAAGCAAATCGTGGAGAAGGAGCAAATGTTGCACTGGAAATATTGCAGTCCGGGAAAGCATTACAAAAATTCCAGGAGATAATTAAAGTGCAGGGAGGAAAACCTGACATAGCCTCTGCACAGATTACTGCAGGGGAGCATTTTTACACCGTTCGTGCAGATAGCAATGGGTATGTTATTGATCTAAACAATCATTCACTGATAACCATAGCTCGGACGGCTGGTGCGCCTGCAGACCACGGAGCAGGATTATATCTTCATGCAAAACATGGAACAAGTCTTTCCAGAGGAGATCCTATTTTTACTATCTATGCAGACAGAAAATGGCGCCTGGAAAAAGCAATTGAGATAGCCAGACGATTACGTCCTGTTATTGTAGAAGGTATGCTCATTGACCGGGTTCCAAATGTCAGGGAATGGTTACCCGGAAGATCACGTAACCATGACTAAAAAATACCTATCCTTTTTTGATAGAACCGCTAACACACTATATCAGGTATGCATATTCCTGCCGCTGGTATCGTTAGTATCTGTCTCATCCTGTCGATGTGTCTTGTGTCAGGATCATCAGTTATGGTTATTGTCTTTGAGCAGTCAGACCGGACTGCTTTGATACCTGAAGCCATCATTTACGCTGATGGAAAAATTGCCGGAAAAACAGATCTCAACGGTGCATTCAACCTGAGTTTTGAAGGATATCATCCGAATATACGGGTTGCGAAAGGAGGATATACGGATTGGACCGGTACTTTTGCAGAAAATGATACTGCAATTCTGGTACCACTCCAGGTACGCAATAGTACGCTCTTTGTAGAAGTTTTTGATGCAGATACTCTCATTCCTGTTCAGAATGCTCACATTATAGCCACAAGTGAGGATGGAAGCAGGGAAGATGGTTACACAGGTCCTGAAGGGAAAATACAACTGGCTTTACGGTCAGATAAGGTATATAATCTCGAAATCACCGCACAAAATTTTCAGGTTGTCCATGATACCGTAGTCACCAGTGGAGATAGCTCAACGGTTCAATACTCACTTGTCAGAAATGATAGAATCTCGATTCGGGTATTAGATTCATTAAGTGGCTATCCTGTTACTTCTGCTCATGTACAGATAGATGGAATAAAAGCAGGTATAACTAATGATCGTGGTGTTCTGATTTCTAATACCAGTAGAAATGTTGAACATATTTTTGATATTTCTGCTGAAGGATATGAATCCACCCATCTTGCTCGATCAATTTCTTTTGAAGATCAGGTTGTAGACATCCCTCTTGTGAAGGCAAAAACTACCATTTTTGTGTCAGTGTACAACAAGGATCAGATGCCACTTTCAAAATCCCGAGTAAAAATGGATGGTTCATTACAGGGTGTAACAAATGAATTTGGCCGGATTATGATCCCATCACTTGAGATGAAATCATATGAGTTCACGGTTACTCGTGATGGATATAAAGAGAACATGGTATCATTCACTCCTGGAAATGAGACAAGTGATCTTATTATAGTTCTTGAAAGTGAATTTGTTGATTTGGAAGTGCTTGCTCTGAACAGCAATGGTAATCCATTAAGCAATGTATCAGTATACCTTCTTGGAGAAAGCCAGGAACCTCTCAACACAAATGAAACTGGCTTTGATGGCATTTGTGTTCTCCCGGCAATAGAGGAGAAGTCCTACCGGATTAAAGCCGAAAAAGGGGGGTATTATCCGAACACAACCACAGCTAGTACAAAAACGAATCCAAATCATATTATCCTCCATACTCCAGATACGATACAAAGCGTTTCTTCATCTGGTGAAATACCCTGGTTTTATGGTATCGGGGTTGTGGTCCTTATTGTAGCAGGAGTAGGAGTCTATCTCATTCTTTCAAAGAGAAACAGACCTTACAGAAGGGGTCGCAGCAATCGAAGAAGATCGTTGTAAAAGAGACGGATCCAGTGGGAATCGAACCCACGTCTCCGGGTCCGAAGCCCGGTAGGATATCCGCTACCCTATGGATCCCCTCAGTATTTCAATCCATAGACTGATAATCTTTATTCTCCCACCTTAGGATATGATCCTGTCATCACAGTCTATTCGCTCCCGGATTGACCGGCCTGTAACAGAAGGAGGCTTAATTCTGGATCCTTATGCCGAAGAAAGCCAACAACCGGCCTCATATGATTTACGCGCCTCTGAACCGGTTATGATCAGACGTAATATGATGACTCTCCTGGCAAGTAAAGAATGGATTGAACTCCCCGTTGATATCGCAGCTACCTTGAGGTGTCGTTCTTCTTACGCAAGGCGCGGAGTATTTATCAGTGGAGGGTTCGTTGATCCTGGTTTTCGGGGACACTTAACTCTGTGTTTGTATAATTGTGGAACAGAAGATGTATCTGTCCAGGAAGGTGACAGAATAGTGCAGATGGTCTTTCAGGAAGTAGATACTCCAACAGATGGGTACTCAGGTAGATATCAGGACAGCCATGGGGTGGTTACAGCACGATGATAAAGACCGAACATAAATACATCGAAATTCTTCGCATTCTTAAGGATTATCAGGAACCCATGGGCGCTAAACGCTTATCTGAGTTACTGGCAGAGCGGGGATATGTGATGACCGACCGTGCAGTCCAATATTATCTCCGGTACCTTGACACTCGGGGATTTACCGAAAAAGTTGGAAACCAGGGGAGAATTCTCACACCGTCTGGAATAATGGAGACCGATCGGGCTCTTGTTGATGATCGAATCGGTTTTGTCATCTCGAAACTTGAGCGTCTTGCATTCCGAAGCACTTTTGATCCCTCTACTGCAACAGGTGATGTTGCATACAACCTGACCATTGTCCCAGATGAGATTATTGAACCGGTATCTCATATGTTTGATATGGTACGAGATGCCGGCTGTAGTTTTTTCTCCGGGTATTCTGTTCTTGACCGTGATCAAAGGATTCCTCCCGGACATACCGGCATTCTGACTGTATGCAGTATCACAATGGATGGGGTCTTTCAGCATAATGGAATACCGGTTAAAGTAGCATATGGTGGAACCATTCAGATTGAAGAGAAAAATCCTGTCAGGTTTATGAACATTATCGGGTATCAGGGCTCCACGGTTGATCCATTACAGCTTTTCATTGGAGCTGGGTTAACTTCAATCACTCAATATATAAACTCGGGATCGGGTCTATTACTTGCTAACGTAAGACAAATCCCTGGAGCTGCAGAAGAGCGCGGATTGTCGCTTATCAGCCAGATGCAGGATTGTGGTTTCAGATTCCCCCTCACCATGGGAAAAGGCAGGATTTTTAATCTTCTAACTGATCCTCACCGTATATCGCTGGTCTCTTTTTCGGGGATGAACTCTATTGGATGTGCCGCTGAAGCAGGATATAAAGTGAGAACAGAAATAGGTGCAGGGACGATTCCCTTCTCAAAAGTAATTGATTGAATATTATCGTGTATTTTCTTTTTGGCCGAACCGTTCATAGAGATCCTGAACTCTGGTAACTGTTCGAAGACCCGAAAATACAATGAGGACTGATACACGATTTGCATCTCGGGGTGACACCGGAATATCCCCTGATCTCATTTCAAAACCATCGATGCTTTCATCTATCCATTTTCGGACAGCCATATATCCTTTCATGGAGAGTTCATCTTCAGGACCGGATAAGAGAATAAGTGCTTTTTTTGCAGTGGAAAAATCGCAATATGCTGATATTTCACGGAAAACCGCTCTTTCAGCTAGTTTGACAATCCGTGCAGCCCGTTCATGTCTGCCTACCCGAGTATCATTTCTTTGTTTCAGAAGTCCCATCCGACCCATATCAGGGAGTTCTTCTTCAGCAAGACCAATCGTGATGAATGACATTCCGGTGATTGTGTTGAGAATCTCACGGGTATCCAGAACGGTCTGTGGCACTCCTCGTTGTACCTCCCCAGCGTTAATCAGTAATCGGATTCTTCGCGCAATATGCCGGTTTACGAGGTCATATGGTTCGACACTTTCCTTTTCTGAAGTACCGGGAAGCCAGAACTTATCTGAGATTCCTGTTCCTCTCTGCATGGTTGTGTCAGTAAGTTCTCCACGAGCTTTATCGAGCCAGAGCTGGTTATCAAAAATAATGACCCCATCTACGAGAGACCGAATCATTTGCAGATTTTTCATGGCCCTGATAAGGCGTGTTTCCCCTTCTTCTTCGGCGGGGATAGTTACTAGGGCAAAAACCGGTTCAAACATAGTCTCACGGATGATTGCAACCAGATGGGGCACGAGACTTATCAGCCCACCCCCAAGACCTGCGCAGACCAGGATGGCTTCATGTGTTCCCACATCAAAGCTTTTTAGTTTTGCTTTCACCTCATCGATGGTAAACCGTGTTGTGAGGAGTTCAGGAGCTTCAATGTCATCCTTTGGAAAATAGAATTTTGCTTCTTCTTCAATATGATGCAGGTGTTCGAGAACATCGGGATCATTATCAACTGCTATTGCATGAAGATCTGAACACCTGGCAGAGCTTCCGGATGGCCTGATTATTGCATCTGCGATTTTACTCCCTGCAGTTCCAAGGCCGAGCATCAGCAATCTCATATTGTTACATCACTACCATATTTGCTCAAAGAGGATCCTGATTACTATGTATTCTGTTCATCTGATACAAGTGTTCCTGATTTTTTGATATTGAGATATCGACATAATGTGCGGTTATCAAAGAGAAACCGATGCGTCATCCTCAATCTCTTATGATTTTTTTTTCCGATACGTTCATATTTTTGGAATTCTGTTTTTGGATGCAAAAAAACCCAAAAAACCCCAATATCAAATGATAATATTTTTACCGGAAAGGGTGTTAATAAAGAATTGAGGTGTAGACCTTGAGTTATGGAATAGAATTCGTTCCGGGAAATATTTCCGTCAAACAAGTAGTTAATTATTGTAAACTCGCAGAATCAAAAGACATCGATTTTGCCTGGATTACAAATCACTACAACAACCGTCACTGCTACCCGACACTTGCCGCAATTGCACAGGCAACCACAACCCTGAAGATGGGACCGGGTATCATGAACGCTTTCACTGATACACCTGCTGCAATGGCCTCATTTGCATGTACTCTAAATGAGATCTCCGATGGCCGTGCTGTCATGGGAATTGGACCTGGTGATCTTTCAACTCTCCCAAAGCTTGCAATCAGCCCTGATAAGCCGGTTGGTCGTCTGGAAGAAGCAGTTGTCCAGATGCGCAAACTCTGGGGTGGCGAAGAAGTCAAAAAGAGCGGCATGAAGTTCTTTGACTACGATGGTGCCAAGCTGACCGGTGTCCAACTTCCAGGAAAGAAGGGAATTCCGGTTTACATTGGAGCACAGGGTCCAAAAGTCCTTGAACTTGCAGGGACTATCGGAGATGGTGCTCTCATTAATGCATCAAACCCGAAGGACTTCGATGTAGCCATTCCAATCATCAAAGCAGCCTGTGAAAAGGTAGGGAAGAAAGGATTTGATATTGGTGCATACACTGCAATGTCCATTGACATGAACGAGAAGAAGGCACGGAATGCAGCAAAGATTGTTGCAGCATTTATCGCCGCAGGATCTCCAGAACCACTCCTTCAGCGTCATGGACTCGATCTCGCCAAGGTAGCCAACATCAAAGCAGCACTTGCAAAGTTTGATTTCAAGACTGCAGGTGAGAATGTTGACGACGCAACCATTGATGCCTTTACCATCGCAGGAAGCCCTGACACTGTAAAGCAGAAATGTGAGGACCTTCTGAAATCTGGTGTTACTCAAATTATTTTCGGTTCACCACTTGGTCCGGATATGGTCAACTCTATCCGTCTGCTCGGCAAATACGTCGTGTAAATTTAATACCTTAATTTTTATTTTTTTCACAATAATCTGCTTTCTTTGGAAACACAGATATACTCTTTAGGAGTTATTTGAAGATTGAGATGTTTCAGAGCAGAAGATTAGAACATGCCAATGGCTTTATTGAGTTCAGGACAGAATCTCTCACTGGTTTGAAAACCCGGATATGTCCGGAACGATTGAAACGTGGTATAGGAATTCCTGATATCCCGGAATATTCATCTGAAGGTTGTCCTTTTTGTTCAGACCTTGTTACATCGGTCACTCCGGTATTTCCTGATGGTTCACGTCTTATTATCGGTGAGAGTATTACCTTTCCCAACCTCTATCCATTTGCATCATATCATACAGTTACCGTCATTTCTCGTGATCACATGGTCCGGACTTTCACACACCGGCAGATCCATGATGCGCTTACTGCGCAAATTGAGAGTCTGGAAGAACAATCTGGATACGTTTCAATCAATTGGAATTTTCTACCTTCTGCAGGTGCATCACTCCCGCATCCTCATCTTCAGGGTCTTGCCGATCCAGTTCCTGATACCCTGCCCATGAAATATCTTCATGGTTCAGAGGAGTTTTTTCATCGTCATGATTATTCATGGTGGAAGGTTCTATGTGACCATGAATCTGATTCTGACCGATTTTTGAATGGATTGAACCTTTTTTGGTATGCCCATCCTGTGCCGATTGGTGAAAAAGAGATCAGATGTGTTCTGCCTGGTACAACACTCACCGATTTTGGTTGTGTTGTTCGTGATTTTGCCGAAGACCTCGTTCGAATTCTTGATTTCTATCAAGATATGGGAAATGGTGCCTGGAATTTATCTATCTTTTTCGGAAAAGAATCAGAGCGTCGCTATTTTAATTCTTTTGCAACGATAGTGGCACGTATTAATCCAAATCCTCTTTCAACATCGGATACAGCTTTTATGGAAAAGCTCCATCTGGAACCGGTAATATTGACCTTGCCTGAAGATATTGGGATGTTGTGGCGAACAAATAATAAATCTTAATACTCACTCAAAAAAAGGAACCCGTTTTTGGGTTTACTCTGGCTTGCTGATGAGGGTCTTCTTTGCAACCCGGGTACCGTCATTCTTGTGTGGTTTCCGGATCACTGCATCAGTTGCCTTTTCCATCTCACGTGCTTCATCACAGAGGAGCGTTGCCTGGCGCATCATCTCATGTGCGGATGCAACAATCGGAGTATAATTTTCAAACCCTTTGGTCATGAAACAACCCTTAACATTGACTCCGGCAACTGCCTGTGCAATTTCATATGCTGCGCGTGCTTTTGCATATGCGTAGGGGTTGCTGAATTCTCCTTCAACGGCCTTGTCTGAAGACATGACAATCTTCGGGAGAGCAAGGTCTTTGCCCTTCTTTCCAGCTTTTACCTGGTCGATTACTTCATCGAGTGCAACCTGGAGTTTGCGGAAAGCGCCGGTAATGGAGAGCACTTTGATAAGGTTACCGTTGTAGTCTGCCATTTCGATGGGGTCAAGGAATTCACGGCGTGCACCAATCATGGAGTCACCCTTCATGATGATGTATCCAAATTCGCTTGCCTTGAGTGCTTCCCACTCTTCTTTCTTGGTGGTGATATCGTCAGTGATGACGACACAGGGAATGCCTGCTGCTCCAAGTGCTTCACGTGCTCCCTTTGGTCCTGGAAGAACTCCATTTGGAGAGACAACGATACAGAAGTCCGGGCCCCATGCTTTCATGTTTGTGACAACACGGTCGATATCTTCTGGCTGAAGTTTGGTTCCGGATGTTGCCATGAATGTCTGCATATCTTCACGGTCTGCACGCTCATCCAGGAGAAGTTCTGCCATTACACCGCTGGCAATATTTCCGAGTTTTGCAATTCCTACTTTTACAACCATACTACACCTCTGTGTGTTCAACGATACTTTGACAAAATATCATAATAAATATTGTGAAATCGTTTTTTGTCAAAAAACCTGAAATGGCGCGGATAGTAATTTTTTTTAAACAGATAGGATATTTTCCATTAACCTTTCTGTTTTATTGACCAGGTTAACGAAACCTGTTTTAATTTATATGTTCATAGGTGAGTGTATGAAAGAAGGGTTACTCACTGATAGACAAAAG comes from Methanospirillum hungatei and encodes:
- a CDS encoding F420-dependent methylenetetrahydromethanopterin dehydrogenase, which gives rise to MVVKVGIAKLGNIASGVMAELLLDERADREDMQTFMATSGTKLQPEDIDRVVTNMKAWGPDFCIVVSPNGVLPGPKGAREALGAAGIPCVVITDDITTKKEEWEALKASEFGYIIMKGDSMIGARREFLDPIEMADYNGNLIKVLSITGAFRKLQVALDEVIDQVKAGKKGKDLALPKIVMSSDKAVEGEFSNPYAYAKARAAYEIAQAVAGVNVKGCFMTKGFENYTPIVASAHEMMRQATLLCDEAREMEKATDAVIRKPHKNDGTRVAKKTLISKPE
- a CDS encoding AMP phosphorylase, which codes for MRLTVRLVDIAARGILLHFNDAKSLGVLTGDRVVISSPSSGKVTADYVETTTTLIEQGRIGVYHHTNELLELTEGGVVDVSVADRPVSLDYIKKKMEGEKLNREDIRTIVTDIVQDRLSPSEITAFVVSSYINQLDMDEIESLTRAMVETGDQIEFHSGPIVDKHSIGGVPGNKISLIVVPIIAASGLLIPKTSSRAITGAGGTADLMEVLAPVEFSASEVQEMTIKTGGVIVWGGATNIAPADDKIIIQEYPFKIDQIGQMIASVMAKKFAVGADVVAIDIPVGKYCKVHSIEEGRKLARQFIELGERLNMRVECALTYGDAPVGRAIGPKLEIKEALSVLEGSDSPRSLIQKSCVIAGIALELAGKANRGEGANVALEILQSGKALQKFQEIIKVQGGKPDIASAQITAGEHFYTVRADSNGYVIDLNNHSLITIARTAGAPADHGAGLYLHAKHGTSLSRGDPIFTIYADRKWRLEKAIEIARRLRPVIVEGMLIDRVPNVREWLPGRSRNHD
- a CDS encoding MEMAR_RS02690 family S-layer glycoprotein codes for the protein MNAKYAVVMMVLVALALVALPASAAINKIPAGGEIFLGEKGLDVSAAVGGASQIAWWQPGTNTETEQPADIQQVTNAQSFYVSPDIFVGKTGNWYQWNGSVKGPLSFNIKEPSLNLKVWDGSVDEDVTGKAIPVGNYGNFVVETNMQSIITRPGFQPADAPFKIKVKSADGGVYTNLVGNNGKEISLTNLAVNQQLWYWVSPDNKHTEPAPNDGWNTAAEDQYGNRMYKAGTYTVWAECNANGMKDQYTAPDGSDYTGKTISAVKSVQIATDQVKIEANKDTVVRGNPFSVTITGVPNAEYYVWAKGTGSMTGQPDDQPPMILSSQADVKQDAAAGPYEIGKYQYEGGAGKSIKQDVPDDPEFHGTKFYALVKLNSSGTRTVEWKSSKDTKDKKYTIRVERKSGSQYKSDEVDVKVEKGDVTIVASGDQSYYLGEEVKLSGTNSETDVTYLFITGPNLPTRGGMLKSPRKEVNNDQPASFDQADVQDDDTYEFKWQTANLEIDAGTYTVYAVSAPRDKDHLSDAQYDTVSLVIKKPYIQATASASVVAKGDKMYLRGTAEGDPSKGVAIWILGKNKALYATESVNDDMSFEHEIKSATTESLYAGQYFVVIQHPMYNNEFDVYPDNPIEPQYVYGSYPTRNSQIFKLGGSGALQGTDAAEALVQAINSAMVDDTYTKLQFLVEEAKVTINPIGEQAVGSKFEITGTTNLMYDDNDLLVEVTSSSFKPTDKSQSGEFSGATGTVKVQQGTDGLNKWTFNVDASTFKPDEYIVRVSGVTTDTVETALFNVVEAGAIPTAAPTVAPTEAPVVNETPTPEPTTVPPTPEPTTVPPTPEPTQQSPGFGALIALAGLGAVAFLVMRRN
- a CDS encoding tubulin/FtsZ family protein codes for the protein MLGLGTAGSKIADAIIRPSGSSARCSDLHAIAVDNDPDVLEHLHHIEEEAKFYFPKDDIEAPELLTTRFTIDEVKAKLKSFDVGTHEAILVCAGLGGGLISLVPHLVAIIRETMFEPVFALVTIPAEEEGETRLIRAMKNLQMIRSLVDGVIIFDNQLWLDKARGELTDTTMQRGTGISDKFWLPGTSEKESVEPYDLVNRHIARRIRLLINAGEVQRGVPQTVLDTREILNTITGMSFITIGLAEEELPDMGRMGLLKQRNDTRVGRHERAARIVKLAERAVFREISAYCDFSTAKKALILLSGPEDELSMKGYMAVRKWIDESIDGFEMRSGDIPVSPRDANRVSVLIVFSGLRTVTRVQDLYERFGQKENTR
- a CDS encoding dCTP deaminase — encoded protein: MILSSQSIRSRIDRPVTEGGLILDPYAEESQQPASYDLRASEPVMIRRNMMTLLASKEWIELPVDIAATLRCRSSYARRGVFISGGFVDPGFRGHLTLCLYNCGTEDVSVQEGDRIVQMVFQEVDTPTDGYSGRYQDSHGVVTAR
- a CDS encoding DUF128 domain-containing protein, coding for MIKTEHKYIEILRILKDYQEPMGAKRLSELLAERGYVMTDRAVQYYLRYLDTRGFTEKVGNQGRILTPSGIMETDRALVDDRIGFVISKLERLAFRSTFDPSTATGDVAYNLTIVPDEIIEPVSHMFDMVRDAGCSFFSGYSVLDRDQRIPPGHTGILTVCSITMDGVFQHNGIPVKVAYGGTIQIEEKNPVRFMNIIGYQGSTVDPLQLFIGAGLTSITQYINSGSGLLLANVRQIPGAAEERGLSLISQMQDCGFRFPLTMGKGRIFNLLTDPHRISLVSFSGMNSIGCAAEAGYKVRTEIGAGTIPFSKVID
- a CDS encoding galactose-1-phosphate uridylyltransferase; protein product: MKIEMFQSRRLEHANGFIEFRTESLTGLKTRICPERLKRGIGIPDIPEYSSEGCPFCSDLVTSVTPVFPDGSRLIIGESITFPNLYPFASYHTVTVISRDHMVRTFTHRQIHDALTAQIESLEEQSGYVSINWNFLPSAGASLPHPHLQGLADPVPDTLPMKYLHGSEEFFHRHDYSWWKVLCDHESDSDRFLNGLNLFWYAHPVPIGEKEIRCVLPGTTLTDFGCVVRDFAEDLVRILDFYQDMGNGAWNLSIFFGKESERRYFNSFATIVARINPNPLSTSDTAFMEKLHLEPVILTLPEDIGMLWRTNNKS
- a CDS encoding 5,10-methylenetetrahydromethanopterin reductase is translated as MSYGIEFVPGNISVKQVVNYCKLAESKDIDFAWITNHYNNRHCYPTLAAIAQATTTLKMGPGIMNAFTDTPAAMASFACTLNEISDGRAVMGIGPGDLSTLPKLAISPDKPVGRLEEAVVQMRKLWGGEEVKKSGMKFFDYDGAKLTGVQLPGKKGIPVYIGAQGPKVLELAGTIGDGALINASNPKDFDVAIPIIKAACEKVGKKGFDIGAYTAMSIDMNEKKARNAAKIVAAFIAAGSPEPLLQRHGLDLAKVANIKAALAKFDFKTAGENVDDATIDAFTIAGSPDTVKQKCEDLLKSGVTQIIFGSPLGPDMVNSIRLLGKYVV